One part of the Eucalyptus grandis isolate ANBG69807.140 chromosome 10, ASM1654582v1, whole genome shotgun sequence genome encodes these proteins:
- the LOC104422128 gene encoding E3 ubiquitin-protein ligase MARCHF3, whose translation MGDHFMLVVNRLTADSTSEAAIESEDSIRQVLMSPCKEPTADISTGEMNMTILSTRRELVQCRICHDDDENLNMETPCACCGSLKYAHRDCVQRWCSAKGDTTCEICLQQFTPNYTAPPPLIRQGSFPLSFRGIWGITRRDLLDPRTVATVSSDNDFSDTDFEDYSTPSGGLMCFRIVTIIFIVLLS comes from the exons ATGGGGGACCATTTCATGTTGGTCGTGAATCGTTTAACTGCTGACTCTACCTCAGAAGCTGCTATTGAGAGTGAGGACAGTATTCGGCAGGTGTTGATGTCTCCGTGTAAAGAACCTACAGCCGATATTTCTACTGGTGAGATGAACATGACAATCCTCTCCACTCGGAGGGAGTTGGTACAGTGTAGGATTTGCCATGATGACGATGAAAACTTAAATATGGAAACACCATGTGCGTGCTGCGGCAGCTTGAAG TATGCTCACCGTGACTGCGTCCAGAGATGGTGCAGTGCGAAGGGTGACACCACCTGTGAGATTTGCCTCCAG CAATTCACACCTAACTATACAGCACCGCCTCCTCTGATCCGGCAAGGAAGTTTTCCTTTGAGCTTCAG GGGAATTTGGGGAATTACCAGAAGGGATCTGCTTGACCCACGAACCGTAGCAACGGTTTCTTCGGATAATGATTTTTCAGATACTGACTTTGAGGATTACTCAACTCCTTCTGGGGGGTTGATGTGCTTCCGCATAGTTACCATAATt TTTATAGTTCTTCTCTCCTGA
- the LOC104422129 gene encoding protein PIN-LIKES 2, translating into MNSGSHDVLNAVLPLLKLLTITLIGLLLAHPRFKIAPKSTFRLLSKLVFALFLPCLIFTHLGPCISYKSIVRWWFIPVNILVSTGIGCVLGFVVALICRPPPEFFRFTVIMTAFGNTGNLPLAVVSSVCHNVENPFGPECYGPAVAYVSFSQWVSVLLVYTLVYHMMEPPLEFYEVIDDRVEIPEIHEITEEDFERPSINGDALASDLSRPLLVEAEWPGIEDKETEHCKTPFIARLFNSIPGFSHTALPDPGPPEADGENSPKSVRCLTEPKVIRKIRIVAEKTPIHHILQPAIIASILAIFVGMIPKLKDLCFGDDAVLGFLTDSLDIMAGAMVPSAMLVLGGMLAEGPNESRLGLRTSIGIMVARLLVLPLLGIGVVLLADRWGLLMPGDELYKFVLLLQYTTPSAILLGAIASLRGYAVSEASALLFWQHVLALVSLSVYLTVYFKWFLSSS; encoded by the coding sequence ATGAATTCTGGATCGCACGACGTGCTCAATGCGGTGCTGCCGCTGCTGAAGCTCCTCACCATAACGCTGAtcggcctcctcctcgcccACCCAAGATTCAAGATCGCCCCCAAGTCCACTTTCAGGCTGCTTAGCAAGCTCGTGTTCGCTCTGTTCTTGCCCTGCTTGATCTTCACCCACCTCGGCCCCTGCATTTCGTACAAGAGCATCGTCCGGTGGTGGTTCATTCCCGTGAACATCTTGGTCAGCACCGGCATTGGGTGTGTCCTGGGATTCGTGGTTGCGCTGATATGCCGACCGCCGCCCGAATTCTTCCGGTTCACTGTGATCATGACCGCGTTTGGGAACACAGGCAATCTTCCTCTGGCAGTCGTCTCGTCGGTGTGTCATAATGTGGAGAACCCGTTCGGTCCGGAATGCTATGGCCCCGCCGTGGCCTATGTCTCGTTCTCGCAGTGGGTGTCGGTCCTGTTGGTCTATACTCTAGTGTACCACATGATGGAGCCGCCACTGGAGTTCTACGAGGTCATCGATGATAGAGTCGAGATACCTGAAATACATGAAATAACCGAAGAAGATTTCGAGAGACCATCGATCAACGGGGACGCGCTCGCCAGCGATCTGAGCAGGCCGCTCTTAGTTGAAGCCGAATGGCCTGGAATTGAAGATAAAGAGACCGAGCATTGCAAGACGCCCTTCATTGCAAGGCTGTTCAATAGCATACCGGGCTTTTCACACACCGCACTTCCGGACCCTGGTCCGCCGGAGGCCGACGGTGAAAACAGCCCGAAGTCCGTGAGGTGCTTAACTGAGCCGAAGGTGATTCGGAAGATCAGAATCGTTGCCGAGAAGACCCCGATTCACCACATCCTTCAACCCGCGATCATAGCATCCATCTTAGCTATATTCGTAGGGATGATTCCTAAACTCAAGGACTTATGCTTCGGAGACGACGCCGTGCTCGGCTTCCTCACGGACAGTTTGGACATCATGGCGGGTGCGATGGTGCCCTCAGCAATGCTCGTCCTAGGGGGAATGCTCGCCGAGGGCCCCAACgagtcgaggctcggcctccgcACCTCGATTGGGATCATGGTCGCCCGGCTGCTGGTGCTTCCCCTGCTGGGCATCGGTGTGGTACTCCTGGCCGACAGGTGGGGCTTGCTGATGCCTGGGGACGAGCTCTACAAGTTCGTGCTCCTGCTGCAGTACACGACGCCGAGCGCCATCTTGCTCGGCGCGATCGCGAGCCTGCGGGGCTATGCCGTGAGCGAGGCCTCGGCGCTCCTCTTCTGGCAGCATGTGCTGGCTCTGGTCTCTCTGTCCGTGTACCTGACGGTCTACTTCAAGTGGTTTCTGTCTTCCAGTTGA